The nucleotide sequence ATACAACAGAACGCATGTTTTCGTTGGCGCGTTTGCGTCAGTTGCCAGCCTCGTTGCTGCGATGGTGCCCCACAGCAACAGAACCGCCCCCACTGTGGCTGCACAGCAGGGCAGACCCCAGCTGTGTTGCAGCGCCCCTGGCTCGTGGCAACGCACTGCAGTCTTTGTTTGCCTCGTCGTGCTGAAGCTGCCAGCTTCGTTGCTGCGATGGTGCCCCACAGCAACAGAACCGCCCCCGCTGTGGCTGCACAGCAGGGCAGACCCCAGCTGTGTTGCAGCGCCCCTGGCTCGTGGCAACGCACTGCAGTCTTTGTTTGCCTCGTCGTGCTGAAGCTGCCAGCTTCGTTGCTGCGATGGTGCCCCACAGCAACAGAACCGCCCCCGCTGTGGCTGCACAGCAGGGCAGACCCCAGCTGTGTTGCAGCGCCCCTGGCTCGTGGCAACGCACTGCAGTCTTTGTTTGCCTCGTCGTGCTGAAGCTGCCAGCTTCGTTGCTGCGATGGTGCCCCACAGCAACAGAACCGCCCCCGCTGTGGCTGCACAGCAGGGCAGACCCCAGCTGTGTTGCAGCGCCCCTGGCTCGTGGCAACGCACTGCAGTCTTTGTTTGCCTCGTCGTGCTGAAGCTGCCAGCTTCGTTGCTGCGATGGTGCCCCACAGCAAGCAGCAGTTCCGTTCGAGCGCCGCCGGCGCTGGCAGGGCACTCTTGGCCATCGGCGGAGTCTGGCCGTCGGTTGGGTCCCGGGCTTGCACCGGGCCGCCCCTGGACAGAGCCAGGGATGCAGCTGCACTAGAGAGCGGGACATCTCGGAAGCCGACCGCGCGCACGTGGACGCTACCCCGGGGCACTGACAGACAACGGCGGAGACCGTGCCCCATCCGTGCCAGATCAGGCGGGGAACCACAGGGAACGAGGGGCGCTCTCGGGCCCTGGAGCATCGATCAGCTCTCGCAGCGTTCGTGCAGGTCAGGCGGTGGCTCACACTCCCTCTCTTGTAAAGCGGGGGTCGTCGGTTCGAACCCGACAGGGGGCTCCAGGTGGGACACGCGAAGACCCCCAGCCGATCTTGGTTGGGGGTCTTCGACATCTACGGGTGACATCAACGGGGGCGGTCGGGCGAGGGTGGCTACGAGCGCAGGGCGCCCACGGGCGCGTGGATGTGGGCTGGGCCTCGGGGTGGGCGGGGGCCTGCGCACCACCAGGACAGTTGCTCTTCTGGGTTCTCCCTTGGGTGCATGCCCAGGCCGTGTTCGGGGCACAGGGGCCATGCCTGCCACTGGAGTTCCATGACCGTCTCCTGCGCGGCGTCGGCGACGCTTGCCAGTGCGGAGGCGAGGGTGTCCTGTGACGTCGGGTCCAAATAGTTGCCCTGCCACTCGCCGTTGGCCATGGCGACGTAGACGTTCTCCGGCTCGTCCGCGTCGTAGGACGGGAGGGCCAGCAGTTGCAGGGGTTCCAGCTGGGGGAGCGTCACCGCCAGGTCCCGGTTCAGGAGGGCGAGAGCCTGGTCCCACGCCGGGTACTCGCCCGGCGAGACGCGGCGAGGCTCCGGGGGGTCGGAAAGGGCGCACATGAGTGCCATTCTCCGCCAGGCCCGGGGCAGCCGCCGTCGCGCGGTCCTGGCGTCTAGCCTGTCGGATAAGGGTTCGTCCGTGGGGGAGGGTGGCCCTACGCTGAGGCGCAGCGGGAGTGCGCGCGTTCCCGTAGGTTGCGGTGCCGTGGCAGAGCGGCCCATTGCAAGCGACGTGGGCGAGGTCCCTCCCACGGCGACTGACGGAGACGGGGCGGGCCTGCTCCCATCTGTCCACGGGTTCGAATCCCGTCGGTACCGCAACCGATTTGCGCCCCCGCGTGTGATTCGACAGCGTCTCGTCCCAGGAACCATCGGAAGGGACATCGATCGTGACGCACGCCGACCCGCTCACCGAGACCCTGGCGAACGCTCGTGTCATCCTCTTCGACTTCGACGGCCCCTTGTGCGACGTGTTCGCGGGACTGCCGGCGTCCGAGGTGGCGGACGAGTTGACCGCGCTGCTCTCCGCGCAGGACGCGGCGGCCGGTACGAAGGCCGCCGGGACGGACGACCCCCTCGACGTCCTGCGCATCGCGCACGAGGCCGACACCGAGCTCGGCCAGAAGGTCGAGCGGGCGCTGACGGCGGCCGAGGTCCGGGCCGTCGCGGTGGCCGGCGAGCCGCCCCACGGGGCGGTGGCGTCCCTTCGGGCCGCCCGGGCGGCGGGCCGGGGCGTGGCCGTGGTGAGCAACAACTCCGCCGAGTCCGTGCGCGCCTTCCTGGAGCTGCACGGCCTGGAGGAGTACGTCACGCAGATCGTGGGCCGCCCCGCCGAGCAGCCGCACCTGATGAAGCCGAACCCGTTCCCGCTCATCACGGCGGCGGAGCGGATGCACATCGACATCACGAGCTGCACCCTGATCGGCGACTCGCTCGCGGACGTCCAGGCGGCCCGTGCGGCAGGCGCCACGGTGATCGGCTACGCCAACGAGCCCCACAAGGCTGCCCTGTTCGCCGAGGCGCGGGCCGACGCGGTCACGGCCGATCTGCAGTCCGTCGCGGAGGCACTCGGGGCCGCCCCGGAGCGGCTGCCCCGCCCGTAGCAGCCCCGCTGTCCCCACCCGTCGTCACTCTCCGCACTCGTACGGTCGCCTGCCGCTAGGATCGGGCGGGCGCTGCCGCGCTCACGCGGTGGGCCGAGAGAAGGGCTTTCCGCATGGCCATCATCGTCACCTTCGACCTTCCCGGCGCCGGACAGGAGCTGTACGACGCGGTCATCGCGCGCGTGACCGACGGGCGGGGCTTCGCGCGGTTCGCGGACGTGGGGGACCCCGGTCTCGTCTCTCATGCGGCCGGGCCGGTCGACGGCGGGTTCCGGGTGACCGAGGTCTGGGAGAGCGCGGAGGCGCTCGAAGCGCACGCGAAGACCTTCGGCCCGATCCTGGCCGACCTCGGCCACGCCGACCTTCAGCCCACGATCATTCCGGCCCACAACGTCGTCGTGCGCTGACACCCGCCGTAGTCCCGCGCCCCCTCGGCGTTCAGCCGGACGCAGCAGTTGGGCGTGCACATGGCGGGTGGCGGGTCGAGGGTGGGGGGCATGGGCATACGACCTTGGGTGGTCGTCGAGCCACCTGACCGGCACGGGCTGCGTCGGATCACGATTCTCGGTGAGACGGTGGGCAGCGCCTGGTCCCTCCGCGAGTTGCGCAAGGTGCTCCGCGGCCTCGGGTACCCCGACGACATGGACCTCGACGACCACGCCTGCGTGCACTGGCGGGGCGGCGACAGCGGTGTCTGGCCCGACGAGCGGGGCCGCCGGCGGCGTCTGGTCATCGGGTTCATGCTCGCCGGGCTGCTCGCCTCCGTGGGGCTGCACCTGGTCATCGGCTGGGCCGACGCCCTGGACGCGCTGACGTTCGCGCAGCGGCTCGTCGGGATGCTGTTCCTGCTGGCGGGTCTGGTGCAGGCGGCCGCGCTGCCCGCGGTCGTCGACCACTGGGGCCGGGGGCAGGTCCGGTTCTCCGGAGCGCTGGTCCTGCTCGGCGTGCTCATGGCGCTGGCCACCTCGACCCTGCTGCTCTTCCTGTGGCTGCAGGAGCACGAGATCATCGCCGTGGCGCTGCTCTACCTCGCCTTGTGGCTGTGGTCGCTGTGGGCGCTGCATCTGCTGATCAGGGAGAAGGTGTGGAGGGGGATTCCGCACCCCCGGAAGTTCGCGGCGGGGGTGACCGTCACGGCGGTCCTGACGGCGGTCAGTCTCGGGTACTCGATCCTCTACCAGCCGATCGCCGCGCCCTTGCACTTCGTCATGCGGGCGGAGTTCGGGACGCCGCAGACGGACGCCGGTTCGCCGTACATCCACGTCCCCCTCAAGCTCTACGCGAGGAACGCCGGTGGGATTCCGGTGTACATCGTCGTCGACGACTACACGGTCTTCGGGGTCCGGTCGGCGTTCGCCAAGTCGGGTGCCGGGGTGAAGGAATGGAAGGGCGACGAGGACGGCGGCTGGTGGTTGCCCGACGCGCAGGCCTTCGTGAGCGGGACCGAAAGCGAGATCGTCGCGTCCGGGCAGTTCCAGGGCCCCGGATCGACGCTGGACGCCGGGGAGGAGTACAAGATGGAGCGGATCGTGACTCTCCCCAAGGACACGGCGTACGAGACGCTGAACGCCCTTCTCCGGTTCACCTTCCTGAGGCAGGACCGGGGGAAGCTGGCCGACGAGTTCTATTACGAGAAGCTCTCCTGGATGGAGTCGGAAGGCAGGTACTACTGCCCGCCCGACAAGTGCGGTGAGCACGTCGTCTACCACGGTCGGGTGCGCTACAACACGAGCCTGATCAACCTGACGCGCAAGCCGCGTTACGTGGCGACGTTCTGGTCTCCGGAGGAGGAGCCCAACGTCTTCATCTCCTCGTTCAACTTCAAGAAGCACAAGAAGACCGAGTCGATCTACGACATCTACGAGGCGCTGGACGAGAACGAGGTGGACAGGGAGGCCGACCGGTACGGCCTCGGCTCGGTCTCCGTCAACGCGGAGGTCTCCGTCAAGGGGTTGCTGAAGCAGGCGCAGTCCTGAGCCGAGTCCCAGGGCCTCCGGGTTCTCGGGTTCCCGCGTTCCGGATCGCGGGGCTCCTGGACAATTGTGCGTTGCTGGGGGTGTACGTCTGTGGGAGGGGTGGGGCTGATGAGTCGGCGTTCCGGTGGGCTGATCGGTGTGTGGGCCGAGCAGCAGCGGGTGGCGCAGCGGCAGCGTGAGGGGCAGCACCAGGCCGTGCTGCGGCAGCAGCGGGACGCGGAGCGGGTGCAGCGGGCGTACGAGCGCGATGTGGCCCGGATGCAGCGGGAGCAGAAGGCCGCCTACCGGCAGCGGCGGGAGGCCGATGCCGCGCGGCGGACCCAGGAGCTGGACGAGCGGGTCGCGGTCCTGGAGGGGCTGTTGGCGGCCGGGTGCCGGGGCGCCGTCTTCGACGTCGGGTCCCTGCGGCAGGCGGAGGACATCGAGCCGTTCTCGCCGGGCCCCCTGGGGGAGCCCGTACCCATGCCCGATCAGCGGTTCTACCAGCCCGAGAACGCCTGGACCGCCGCCGGGCGCGCGCAGGCCGAGCAGGACGCCCGGGCCCGGTTCGAGCGGGACTGGTACGCCGCCCAGGCCGCCGAGGCCCGCCGCGTCGAGCAGCTGGGCGCCTACCGGAGGGCGTACGACGAGTGGGCGGCCGCCCGGCGCGCGGAGATACGCGCGCACAACCAGGGGCTCGCCGGGACCGAGGCCGCCCTGCGTGACGGTGCCGCCGAGACCGTCGTCGAGTTCTTCTCCGCCGTGCTCTTCGCCTCCACCGCGTGGCCCGAGGGCTTCCCCCGCGAGGTGTCCGCCGCGTACGAGCGGAGCGGCCGCCGGCTCGTGCTCGACTGGGACCTGCCCGGGTACGACGTCGTGCCCGGCGCCAAGGGCGTGAAGTACCTCCCGGGCACCGACCAGGAGAAGGAGGTTCCCCGGCCCGTCACCCAGCGCCGCGCCCTCTACCGGGACGTGCTCGCCCAGAGCGTCCTGCTCGCCCTGCACGAGCTGTTCGCCGCCGATCGCTTCGGCACCCTGGAGGGCGTCACCCTCAACGGGTACGTCGGCGGTGTCGATCCCGCCACCGGGCTCGCCGGGCGCGTCTGCGTCGCCTCGGTCGCCGTGGACCGGGCCGTCTTCGACCGGCTGAACCTCGAGTTCGTCGGCGCCGTGGAGTGCCTCACCGGCGCGCTCGCCGGGCGGCTCTCCGCCAAGCCCGACGAGCGGGTCGCCGTCGCGCCGCTGCGGACCCCCGAGCAGGTCGGCGTCGAGGTCGTCGTGCAGGGGGACGGGGAGGAGCCCGACCTGCTCGCCATGGACCCGGTCGCGTTCGAGGGGCTCGTCGCCCAGCTCTTCCGCGCCCGGGGACTCCAGGCCGTCACCACCCAGCGGTCCAACGACGGTGGCGTGGACGTCGAGGCGCTCGACCCCGATCCCATCAGCGGCGGGTCGATCCTCGTCCAGGTGAAGCGGTACCGGAACACCGTGCCGCCCTCCGCCGTACGCGACCTCTTCGGGACCGTGCAGGGCGCCGGCGCCAACAAGGGCGTCCTCGTCACCACGTCGGGGTTCGGGCCCGGCTCGTACACCTTCGCCAACGGCAAGCCGCTGACCCTCATCTCCGGCACCGAGCTCGTCGACCTGCTCCATCAGCACGGACTGCGCGGCCGGCTGGGGCCCGGAACGGCACCCGCGCCCACGCCCGCCGCCGCTTCCGCCGCGCCCACCTCCGAGGCCGACGACGAGTTCAACCTGCTCGGGATGGACTGGGCCGGGTCCGCCGCGCTCGACGTCTGCGCGCTCGTCTGCGCCGGGCAGCGGGTCCTCGGTGACGAGTGGTTCGTCTTCTTCAACAACCCGGCCACGCCCGACGGTTCCGTGGCCATGGTCGCCGCGCCGCCCGGCGACCGGGCGGCCGTCCGCGTCGGCTTCGACGCGCTGCCGGCGTCCGCCGACCGGCTCGTGCTCGTCGCCGCCGTCGACCCCGAGGTGAACCCGGACGCCGACCTCGGCGGGTTCACGGACGCGGGCATCCGGCTGCGCGACGACTCCGGCACGGAGCTCGACCGGCTGGTGGTCTCCGACGGGCGGCCCGGCGAGACCGCGCTCGTCCTCGGGTCGTTCCGGCGGCGGGCCGGCGGCGACTGGGACTTCGTCCTCGGGGGGAAGGGGTATCGCGGCGGGCTTGAGGAGCTGGTGGGGGACTTCGGTATCGAGGTGGAGTGAGCCGGGGCCCCTCGGGGGCCTTGGGGGAGGTCGCCCTCGGGGAGGTCGCCCTCGCCCGAAGGGCGCCCGCCGGCCGGCGCCGCGGCCCCCAGCGGCCCCCGCCAGCCGGCGCCGCGGCCCCCAGCGGCCCCCAGCCCCAGCGGCCCCCCGGCCCTCAGCGGCCGCTCAGTCGGTTCGCCAGGATCGCCACCCTGTCCGTCGTCGCCGCGTGGCCCGCCGCCTCGCGGCGGTCCGCGCCCCGGAAGGCCGCGTACATCGTCTGCACCCCCAGCCAGCGCAGCGGCTCCGGTTCCCACTTGCGGACCTTGTGGTTCACCCACGGGAGGGCGGTGAGGTCGGTCGGGCCCGACTGGCCCGAGTCCTGCTGGATGAGGTCGCGCAGGGTGCGGGCCGCGAGGTTCGCCGTGGCGACGCCCGAGCCGACGTAACCGCCCGCCCAGCCCAGGCCCGTGGAGCGGTCGAGGGTGACCGTGGCGCACCAGTCGCGGGGGACGCCGAGGACACCGGACCAGGCGTGGTCCACCCGTACCCCCGCCAGCTGGGGGAAGAAGCGGACCAGGATGTCGCGGAGCGCCTCGATCGTCTGGGGTTGCGTGCGGCCGTCGTTGTCCGTCTTCGAGCCGAAGCGGTACGGGACTCCCCGGCCGCCCAGCGCGATGCGGCCGTCGGCGGTGCGCTGGGCGTACATGTAGGCGTGCGCCATGTCGCCGAGGGTCTCGCGGCCCTCCCAGCCGATCGACTCCCACTGGGCGTCGCTGAGCGGCTCGGTGGCGATCATCGAGGAGTTCATGGGGAGCCAGGTGCGGCGCTGACCTGCGAGGGAGGCGGTGAAGCCCTCGGTGCAGCGCAGGATGTACGGGGCGCGGACCGTGCCGTACGGGGTGACGGCGTGCTTGGGCTTGATCTCGGTGACCGGGGTCGACTCGTGGATGGTGACGCCGAGCGCCTCGACGGCCGCCGCGAGGCCCTTCACCAGCTTCACCGGGTGCAGGCGGGCGCCGTGCGGGGTCCAGGAGGAGCCGACGGCGCCGGTGACGCGGATGCGTTCGGCGGTCTCGCGGGCCCCGTACATCTCCCGGTCGGTCTCGCCGAAGGCGAGTTCGGCGGCGTGGAAGTCCTTGAGGCGGGCGAGCTGCGCGGGGGAGAGGGCGACTTCGAGGACGCCGCCGCGGTGCTGGTCGGCCTCGATCTTCTCGGCCTCGCAGACGTCGAGGACCTCGGTGACGGTGGCGTTCATGGCGTGCTGGAGGCGGACGGCGGCCTCGTGGCCGTGGAGCTTGGCGTAGCGGTCGCGGCCGGCGATGCCGTTGTAGAGCCAGCCGCCGTTGCGGCCGGAGGCCCCGTACCCGCAGAACTTCGCCTCCAGGACGGTGATGTTCAGGAAGGGGACGGCCTTCTTGAGGTAGTAGGCGGTCCACAGGCCGGTGTAGCCGCCGCCGACGATGCAGATGTCGGCGGTGGTGTCGCCGGGGAGCGGTTCGCGGGGGTCGGGTGCGCCGTCCTGCGCGTACCAGAACGAGATGCCGCCGTTGACCGTACTCATGTGTATCCCTCTTCCGGGTGCGTGGGCGGGAGGTTACCCGGGGCGTTGGTCCTGTGGATACGGGTCCTTCGGCGGCGATTCCCGGCCGGGGCCCGGCCTAGGTTCGAGGGTGCGCCGCACCGGTGCAGAAGGTGCGGATTCCGTAGCTCCGGAAGGACCCTCCCATGACCGTACGCAGGACTCGGCGCGTCGTCGCCGCGGCCGTCACGGCCGGTCTCATCGGCCTTGCGGCGGTGGGCTGTTCGGACTCCGGCGGGTCCACGGCGGCGGCGGTGACCGTGGCGCCGGCGGCGCCGGCGGAGCAGACGGCCGTGCTCGCGGGGCTCCCGGCGGCCGTGGACGGTACGAAGATCGTCGTCGGGGAGACGAAGGCGCCGCACACCGTCACGGTGTACGTCGACCCCCGGTGCGGCTACTGCGCGAAGTTCGAGGCGAGCGGCGGCACGGTCCTCGCGGAGCAGGCCGCGGCCGGCACGCTGAAGGTCGAGTACGTCGTCGCGTCCTTCCTCGACGCCAGGACCGGCGGTACGGCCTCGGCGCGGGCCGCGAACGCGCTGCGGGCGGCGGTCGACGCGGGGACGGGGAAGTTCGCGGCGTTCCAGGCGGCCCTCTTCGCCTCGCAGCCGGCGGGCGAGTCGAAGGACGGTTTCTCCGCCGACCACCTGCTGCGGATCGCGGACCAGGTGGAGGGGCTGCGGAGCGCCGCCTTCGACCGGGCGGTGCGGGAGGACACGTACCGGGGCTGGGTCGCCGACGCCGAGAAGGCCTTCGAGTCCTCGGGGGTGGGCGGCACTCCGACCGTCCTCGTCGACGGGGCCGCGCTGCCCGGCGGGCACGCGCTGTACGACGCGGCCGAATTCTCGAAGGCGCTGGGCGAAGCCGGCGTCTAGGGTCGTGGAGTGATCCACGTACCGGAACCACTCGTCGCGTCCCAGGTGAAGTACAACGGCGAGGCTGGCCGGGCGTTCGTCGCCGGACTGCCGGACCTCGCCGAGGAGTTCGTCGACCGGTGGGGACTGCGGGTCACCGGCCCGTCCATGTACGGGATGGCCTCCCTGGTCCTGCCCGTCGTGCGGAACTCCGACGGCACGCGCGCCGCGTTGAAGATGCAGATCCTCGACGACGAGACCGAGGGCGAGCCGATCGGACTGCGCGTCTGGGACGGCGACGGCGTCGTCCGCCTCCTGGACCACGACGCCGGTACGGGGACGATGCTGCTGGAGCGGCTCGACGAGGCCCGTCCGCTGAGTTCCGTCACCGACACGCGGGAGGCGATGCGGGTCGTCGCGGAGCTCCTCGCCCGGCTCGTCGCCGTCCCCGCGCCCGAGGGGCTGCGCGGACTCGGCGACATCGCGGCCGGGATGCTCGCGGACGTGCCGGGGGCGGCGGAACGCCTCGGCGCGGACGACGCGGGCGTGCTCCGGGACTGTGCGGCGGCGGTACGGGAGGTGGTGGACGAACCGGGCGACCGGCTCCTCCACTGGGACCTGCACCTGGACAACGTCCTGGCGGCCGACCGCGAACCATGGCTGGCGATCGACCCGAAGCCGCTCGCCGGCGACCCCGGCTTCGATCTGCTGCCCGCGCTGATGGACCGCTTCGACCCGGCCGACCCGGCGGACCTCCTGTGGCGCTTCGACCTGCTCGCGGAGGTGGTCGGCGACCGAGGACGGGCGGTGGCGTGGACGCTGGGACGGGTGCTGCAGAACGGCCTGTGGGACGTGGAGGACGGCGAGCCGCGCCTGGACGCGGAACAGGTGGCGGTGGCACGGGTGCTGCGGGCGGCGCGGGGGTAGGGGGCTGTTCCCGTCGCCGCCCGGCACGGGACTCCTGACCGGTCTCCGTCATGGCCCGGCACGGGGCCCGACGGGTCCTGCCGCCGCCCGGCATGCGAAACGTCCTGGCGGGACCCGGGCCGCCCGGGGCAGGCTTGCGCCATGATCCGTACAGCCACTCCCGCCGACGTGTCCGTCATGCACTCCCTCGTCCGTGACCTCGCCGAGTACGAGAAGGCCCTCGACGAGGTCCGTACGACCCCGGAGCAGCTCCACGAGGCCCTCTTCGGCGCGCACCCCGCCGCGTACGCGCACGTCGCCGAGGCGGAGGACGGCGAGGTCGTCGGCTTCGCGCTCTGGTTCCTCAACTTCTCGACCTGGCGCGGTGTCCACGGCATCTACCTGGAGGACCTGTACGTCCGCCCGGAGGCCCGCGGCGGCGGCCACGGCAAGGCGCTCCTCACCGAGCTGGCCCGGATCTGCGTCGAGCGCGGCTACGAGCGCCTGGAGTGGTCCGTCCTGAACTGGAACACCCCGTCGATCGACTTCTACAAGTCCCTCGGCGCCCGCCCGCAGGACGAGTGGACGGTCTACCGGCTGACGGACGGGGCGCTGGCGGAGCTGGGTGGGGCGGGGGTGTAGTAAAGAGGCATGGATACGGACATCGAGCAGCGGTTTCAGCGGATCACGGCGTTCATCGAGGCGCGGCTGACGCCGCTTTTCGACCCGGCGAACGGGAGTGACCACGGGTTCGGCATGGACGACACCTCTCGGGCGCTGCGCGCCACGCGCTACACCGTGCAGGCGGCGTCCGCCGTCAACGGGCTCGTCGAGAAGCGGGAGTCGGCGCCGGAGCTGCGGCAGATCGTGGACCAGGCGCTGGAGCACAACTGGGACGTGCTGCGTTCCGTCGCCCGGATGTGGGAGGACCACCCCGACTTCCTCAAGGAGTTCAAGGCGCACTCCTGGGATGTGGTCGGGGCGGTCTGAGGGCCGCTCTGGCCTGGTGGGTCCGTCCTGGGCTCAGGGGATCAGGACCACCTTGCCCGTCGTCGCCCGGGTTTCCAGGGCGCGGTGGGCGCCCGCCGCGTTCGCCAGGGGGAAGCGGTGGACCGCCGGGCGGAGGGCGCCGGTGGCCGCCGCGTCGAGGGCGGCGAGTTCCAGGGGGCGGATGTCGCCGCCCGCCTTCTGGAGCATCACGGGGCCGAGGACGGACTCCGAGGTGATGCCGCGCGCGGCGAGTTCCTCGGCCGGGTAGGTGAGGGGTTCGCCGTCGTGCAGGCCCGCGCCCGCCCAGCCGAACACCAGGTGCTGACCGCCCTTGCCCAGGAGGTCGACGGCGGCGCGCGCGGTGTCGCCGCCGACCGAGTCGAACACGACGGTGGCGGCGCGTCCGCCCAGGTGGGCGCGGACCTTCTCCGGCCAGTCGGCGAGCGTGTAGTCGACGGCGAGGTCGGCGCCGTTCGCCTCGACGAGGGCGACCTTCGCCGAGCCGCCGGCGAGGCCGATGACGGTGGCTCCGGCGTTCTTGGCGTACTGGACGAGCAGGGTGCCGATGCCGCCGGCCGCCGCCGGGACGATCGCCACGGAGTCGGGGCCGAGCTCGGTGAACTGCAGGATGCCGAGGGTGGTGCGGCCGGTGCCGATCATCGCGACGGCCTCCGCCTCGCCGAGGTGGTCGGGCAGGGCGTGGAGGCGGGCGGCGTCGGTGACGGCGAGTTCGGCGTAGCCGCCGGGGGCCATGCCGAGGTGGGCGACGACCCGCTTGCCGAGCCAGGCCGGGTCGGTGCCCTCGCCGAGGGCGTCGACGGTTCCGGCAACCTCGCGGCCCGGGACGGTGGGGAGTTCGGCGGGGGCCGGGAAGGGGCCGGTCATGCCTTCGCGGAGCGAGGTGTCGAGGACGTGCACGCCGGCGGCCGCGACCTTGATGCGGACCTGGCCGGGGCCCGGTACGGGGTCGGGGGTCTCCTCGTACGTGAGGTTCTCGGCGGGGCCGAAGGCGTGGAGGCGGATGGCGTGCATGAGGTCCCCGTTCTTCGTGAGGTCGGTGGGTCGTGAGGGGCGGGTCGCCGGTCGTGAGTGTCGGGTCGCCGGTCGCCGGTCGCGGGTCCCGCCGGTCGGTGTCCGTGGTCGCGGACGGCGGGCCGTGGTGCGACCCCGACCGTGCCGTGTGCGACGAAGAACAGCCTCCGACCTCAAGCGCGCTTGAGGTCAAGGCCCTGTCCGAAGTCCAGGTGCCGCTCCGAGCGCAGCGCCAGCGACACCGCCTCGACCGCGCTCGTGAACGACACCTCCGACAGCACGCCGGGCGCCGCCACCTGGTCGCCCACCAGGTACACCCCGTCGCCCCGGTCGACGGCCGGCCGGTCGCGCCAGGTCGTTCCCGGCCGGTCCACCGCCCCCGTCCGCCCCTGGGACACGCTCTCGCGTCGCCACACGGTCCGCTCGCGCCAGCCCGGGAAGCCGATGTCGAGGAGCCGTTCCGCGTGGGCCACCCCGTCCGCCTTCGTCTCGCCCGGGCCGATGGGCAGTTGGGCCTGGACGAGCTGCTGCCCGGCCGGGGCCAGCGACGGGTCCTGGGCCGTGAACCGTTCGACCCAGCCCGGTGCGTCCAGGTCCGAGATCACGAACGGATCGCCCTTCCGGGTGCGTACCGCCAGGTCGAAAAGGACCGTACGGCCGCTGTCCCAGGTCAGCGACGGGTCGTCGAGGAGCCGGGCGGCGGCGGGCAGGGCCGTGGCGACGACCACCGGTCCCTCGCCGAGCGGCAGGCTTTCGACGCGGGACGAGGTCTCGATCCGTACGCCCGTCTCCCAGGCCCGCGCGGCCATCCGCTCGATCAACTGCCCCCAGCCGCCCCGCACGTAGTGCGCCTCGGGCGGCAGGGCGGCGGACCGGTGGAGGCGTTCCTGCACGAAGCGGGCGGAGAGCGCGCCCGGGTCGTGGTGGAAGAGCGCGACCGCCGAGTACGCGGCGGCCTCCCGCGCGGCCCGCTCGCCCACCAGCCCGGTGGCCCAGCTGAGGAAGTCCTGGTCCACGGGGGCCTGTTCGGGGGTACGGAGGGACTGCCGCAGCAGGCCGAGCGGCGGAGTGCGACGCAGCGCCCCGGCGCGGTGGAAGCGGAGCCGCAGGGACTCGGCGACGGGCAGTGGGGCGAGCGGTCCGAGGAGGCCGCGCTGCTTGAGCCAGGTCCAGTGGGGGCCGCCGGAGTAGAGGGCGTGCGGGCCGTCGTTGGTGAGGTACGTGCCCTCGGCGGTACGGGCCCGGCCGCCGAGCGTCCGGTGCGCCTCGTGCAGGGTCACCTTGGTTCCGGCCTCGGCTGCGGTGATGGCCGCCGTGAGTCCGGCGAAGCCGCCGCC is from Streptomyces venezuelae ATCC 10712 and encodes:
- a CDS encoding NAD(P)/FAD-dependent oxidoreductase; this translates as MSTVNGGISFWYAQDGAPDPREPLPGDTTADICIVGGGYTGLWTAYYLKKAVPFLNITVLEAKFCGYGASGRNGGWLYNGIAGRDRYAKLHGHEAAVRLQHAMNATVTEVLDVCEAEKIEADQHRGGVLEVALSPAQLARLKDFHAAELAFGETDREMYGARETAERIRVTGAVGSSWTPHGARLHPVKLVKGLAAAVEALGVTIHESTPVTEIKPKHAVTPYGTVRAPYILRCTEGFTASLAGQRRTWLPMNSSMIATEPLSDAQWESIGWEGRETLGDMAHAYMYAQRTADGRIALGGRGVPYRFGSKTDNDGRTQPQTIEALRDILVRFFPQLAGVRVDHAWSGVLGVPRDWCATVTLDRSTGLGWAGGYVGSGVATANLAARTLRDLIQQDSGQSGPTDLTALPWVNHKVRKWEPEPLRWLGVQTMYAAFRGADRREAAGHAATTDRVAILANRLSGR
- a CDS encoding HAD family hydrolase, whose protein sequence is MTHADPLTETLANARVILFDFDGPLCDVFAGLPASEVADELTALLSAQDAAAGTKAAGTDDPLDVLRIAHEADTELGQKVERALTAAEVRAVAVAGEPPHGAVASLRAARAAGRGVAVVSNNSAESVRAFLELHGLEEYVTQIVGRPAEQPHLMKPNPFPLITAAERMHIDITSCTLIGDSLADVQAARAAGATVIGYANEPHKAALFAEARADAVTADLQSVAEALGAAPERLPRP
- a CDS encoding DsbA family protein, translated to MTVRRTRRVVAAAVTAGLIGLAAVGCSDSGGSTAAAVTVAPAAPAEQTAVLAGLPAAVDGTKIVVGETKAPHTVTVYVDPRCGYCAKFEASGGTVLAEQAAAGTLKVEYVVASFLDARTGGTASARAANALRAAVDAGTGKFAAFQAALFASQPAGESKDGFSADHLLRIADQVEGLRSAAFDRAVREDTYRGWVADAEKAFESSGVGGTPTVLVDGAALPGGHALYDAAEFSKALGEAGV
- a CDS encoding aminoglycoside phosphotransferase family protein — protein: MIHVPEPLVASQVKYNGEAGRAFVAGLPDLAEEFVDRWGLRVTGPSMYGMASLVLPVVRNSDGTRAALKMQILDDETEGEPIGLRVWDGDGVVRLLDHDAGTGTMLLERLDEARPLSSVTDTREAMRVVAELLARLVAVPAPEGLRGLGDIAAGMLADVPGAAERLGADDAGVLRDCAAAVREVVDEPGDRLLHWDLHLDNVLAADREPWLAIDPKPLAGDPGFDLLPALMDRFDPADPADLLWRFDLLAEVVGDRGRAVAWTLGRVLQNGLWDVEDGEPRLDAEQVAVARVLRAARG
- a CDS encoding restriction endonuclease, whose translation is MSRRSGGLIGVWAEQQRVAQRQREGQHQAVLRQQRDAERVQRAYERDVARMQREQKAAYRQRREADAARRTQELDERVAVLEGLLAAGCRGAVFDVGSLRQAEDIEPFSPGPLGEPVPMPDQRFYQPENAWTAAGRAQAEQDARARFERDWYAAQAAEARRVEQLGAYRRAYDEWAAARRAEIRAHNQGLAGTEAALRDGAAETVVEFFSAVLFASTAWPEGFPREVSAAYERSGRRLVLDWDLPGYDVVPGAKGVKYLPGTDQEKEVPRPVTQRRALYRDVLAQSVLLALHELFAADRFGTLEGVTLNGYVGGVDPATGLAGRVCVASVAVDRAVFDRLNLEFVGAVECLTGALAGRLSAKPDERVAVAPLRTPEQVGVEVVVQGDGEEPDLLAMDPVAFEGLVAQLFRARGLQAVTTQRSNDGGVDVEALDPDPISGGSILVQVKRYRNTVPPSAVRDLFGTVQGAGANKGVLVTTSGFGPGSYTFANGKPLTLISGTELVDLLHQHGLRGRLGPGTAPAPTPAAASAAPTSEADDEFNLLGMDWAGSAALDVCALVCAGQRVLGDEWFVFFNNPATPDGSVAMVAAPPGDRAAVRVGFDALPASADRLVLVAAVDPEVNPDADLGGFTDAGIRLRDDSGTELDRLVVSDGRPGETALVLGSFRRRAGGDWDFVLGGKGYRGGLEELVGDFGIEVE
- a CDS encoding GNAT family N-acetyltransferase — its product is MIRTATPADVSVMHSLVRDLAEYEKALDEVRTTPEQLHEALFGAHPAAYAHVAEAEDGEVVGFALWFLNFSTWRGVHGIYLEDLYVRPEARGGGHGKALLTELARICVERGYERLEWSVLNWNTPSIDFYKSLGARPQDEWTVYRLTDGALAELGGAGV